The DNA region CGTCGCTCCAGGCCCAACGCCAACAGGCCTTCCGCCAGCTCACGCTAGCGGAAGAAAAGCAGGTCCACTTTCAACAGGCAGCGTGAGGCGTCTTTGCACCAGGCCAGGACGGTGCCCTACCCACAGAAGGTGGCCTCACAAGTCCCCAAGACGTTGTCCTGGGCGCGGAGGGGCATCTGTATTTCTCGGAGACAGGTTCTGGTACTACGTCGCGCGTCCGGCGCATCCGGACGGTGCTGTCTGGGTTCAGTGCCGTCGGTGACCTTGTCCTCGCTTCCACAGACGGCAGTGAGGTGTATATCTTCAGTCCGCAAGGCCGCCATCTGCGCACGGTGAACACCCTCACCAACAGTGTGGTGCATAGCTTTGGCTATGACAGCAGCGGCAAACTCACTACCGTGACCGACGCCAATACCAACGTCACCACCATCGCCCGTGATGCGAACGGCACGGTCACGGGGATTACGGGACCGTATGGCCAGAGCAACAGCATCACGCTGGATGCTAATGGCTATTTGGCCAGTATCACCAATCCCAACGGCGAGACGACGAGCTTTAGCTACACGGCGGATGGCTTACTGACCAGTGCGACCCCACCAGGGAAACCCGCCTCGAACTTCCAATATGACAGCAAAGGTCGTCTCACCCAGACCAGTGATCCGGCTGGCGGTGGCGAGACGCTGACGCGGACCAACCTCGCTACTGGCTATCAAGTCAACAGCACAACCACAGGCGGCCAGTCGAGTACCTACAAAGTCGAGTTCTTGTCCGATGGCCAACAAAAGCGGACCAACACCATGCCCGATGGGACGATCGAGACCACACAGATTCGTACCGATGGCAGTCAATTGGTGACCCAGTCGGATGGTATCACGCAGAACGTTGGTATTACTGGTGATCCACGCTTTGGTTTGCAGTCACCAATGCCGACCTCCTTGGCGGTCAATACGCCAGGTGGGAAGAACGGAACCCTGACCAATGCACGCACCGTGAATCTCAGCGATCCCAACAATCCACTGAGTCTCACCAGTCAAACGGATACCGTTGGCTTCAATGGCCGCACTGCGACCCGGACGTATAATGCCACGACGCGGACCAGTACCGAGACCTCACCGGCAGGGCGGATACGGACCACGACCGTGGACAGCCAAGGCCGTGTGAGTCAACAACAACAAGGTACCCTTGCGCCGACGGCATTCAGCTATGATGCACGGGGGCGCTTGGCCTCACGCAGTCAAGGCGGGCGCAGTACCAGTCTGACCTATGACACGCTGGGTCGTCCGCAGACGATTACCGATAGTGCCAGTCGCACCGTGCAGTTCCAGTACGATGCGGCAGGCCGCGTGACCCAGCAGACCTTGCCGGATAACCGCGTGATTACCTACAGCTATGACGGCAATGGCAATGTCACCTCGATTACGCCACCTGGGCGACCCGCGCATAGCTTTACTTATACGCTCGTCGACTTAGAGAAGGATTATCTGGCGCCAGCGATCAGCGGTGGTGGCACTAACACAACCACGTACACGTATAACGCTGACAGACAGGTCACGGGCATCACGCGGCCTGATGGCCAACAGATCACGCTCAGTTATGCAGGCGGCAAGCTGGTTAATCAGACGTTCCCCACCGGCGCTGTTGCCTACGGCTACAATGCCCAAGGGAATCTGAGTTCCGCGAGCTTCTCCGGTGGCGGCAGTGTGAACTACACCTACGATGGCAGTCTCTTATTGAGCAGTACCTGGAGTGAACCCGTCGCTGGGAGTGTTACCTGGACGTATGACAACAACTACCGCAAGACCAGTCAGAGTGTGAATGGTGGCAATACCATCAACTTCACCTATGACAACGATGATCTGCTCACTGGCGCAGGTGCGATGACGCTGACCCGTGATGCGCAGAATGGCTTGCTCAGTGGCACCACGCTCGGCACGACCACGGATGCCATGACCTACAACAGCCTGGGCGAAGTGGCGACCTCCACGAGTAGTATCAGCGGCAGTCCGATCCTCAGCCAGACCTACACCCGTGACAGCCTGGGCCGGATCAGTACGAAAACGGAAACGATCCAGGGCACGACCACGACCTATGGCTATACCTACGACACGGCGGGCCGATTAACCGAAGTGAAACAGAATGGACTCACCGTGGCCACATACGCGTATGACCAGAATTCCAACCGCACGAGTAAGACCGGGACCACGGGGACACAGACCGGCACGTATGACGATCAAGACCGCTTGCTGTCATACAACGGCGCCAGTTACAGCTATACCGCTAACGGGGAGTTGAGTAGTAAGACGGTGGGCAGTGCGGTCACCAGCTACAGTTACGATGCGCTCGGGAACTTGCGCAATGTGACCTTACCGACTGGTGCACAACTCGGCTACGTGATCGACGGTGAGAACAGGCGCATCGGCAAGATGGTGAATGGGAGTCTTGTCCAAGGCTTCTTGTACGAGAATCAGTTGGAGCCCATCGCCGAGCTCGATGGCAGTGGCAATCTCGTCAGCCGGTTTGTGTATTGTGGCTGTGGGGCCGGGAACATTCCCCAGTACATGGTGAAAAACGGCGTGACCTATCGGATCCTCAGTGACCATCTCGGCAGCCCACGCTTGGTCATCGACAGCACAGCTGGCGCCATCCTGCAGCGGATGGATTACGATGAGTTCGGGAATGTGATCCTGGATACCAATCCCGGCTTTCAGCCCTTCGGCTTCGCGGGCGGGATTTACGATCGCGATACCGGCCTCGTCCGACATGGCGCGCGGGATTATGATCCTGAGACCGGGAGGTGGACGGCGAAGGACCCTCTACGATTCGATGCTGAAGACATCAATCTATACGGCTACGTGCTCCAAGATCCGGTCAATCTGATCGATACGAATGGAATGGGTCATGGTGGTGGCCCATGGCACCCGCCAGCTTTCGTGAAAACGAGCTGCAAGGAGAGCGATTTGTGTCCTATCATAAAGGCAAAGATGTGGATTCTTGACCGGATGATTAGATCTCATCAGGGATGGGATTGGACGCTGCCCTCACCACGTGGAGGAAACAGACATGCGGATGAAGATATCCCTGCCCTATGGAAACAGTACGCCAATTGTGAATGGCTTTGCCTCAAGAAGTGTAACAACAATTCCGGACCGAACTCTTCTCAGGTAATGAATCGGATACTGCCTCTTGTTGCTCTGGGCTTCGCTACTCTGGGGACAATGTTTGGCGTTGCGGCTTTGACTCGTCGTTAACATGAGGTCGAGATGGGTAACTCAACTCTTGATGAGATTGTTGCCGAATTGATGCTAACCTCTGATAAAGTGTCTCCTATTCTTCATGACCAAGTGAAAGTCTGGATGAAGACGGATGATATCGAAGCATTAGGTGCCCTATATGAATTGCTCACAGAGAAGCGATTCTATACACGTATCCAACCACCTCTCCAATTTGACGATTACCATTCGTTTATCTTGCAGTATTATGAACGTTGTTTACGAGAGGATCCCGATGGAAAGTGGAGCAATTCACGATATTCCGCTGGAGGGGATTTAGTCGGGTGGTTTATAGGGCTCTGGCGAGATTCTTCCGTGCCTCGGTCGGCATTGCTGGAGTTAAAAGAATGGCTGGCGAAACTGTATAAGCAAGGAGATGAAAAACTACGGGTTTGCCTAATCACTGCGACTCTTGAGCATCTCTTTCAGGATCGGAAAATTGCGAAATACTTCGCAGATTGGAGGAAGGATACTATCCTTGCTGATGCCTACGATGAAGCTTTAGGATACGCAAATCATCTGAGGAAACAATAAAAGTAGCCGGGTGCCGCGGGCAGTTGAGCTGCCCGCGCGGGTCGGGGATAGATGCGATGAATATGGGAAATAGGGGACGTTGTTGAATTTGTTGACTTCTGCTGAAAGCCCTGGCGACGTGTTCGCTTGTGTTCTCGTCTTCACTCCCTGTTCCGTTGCTGTTGGCGGACAGCTCTGACGAAGGCGGGAGGCTCGACGATTTGGATGGTGTGGAAGTGTTTGAGGGTGAGGAGATGGGGATCACGGGAGACGATGTAGTCGGCCTGACCTTCCAAGGCCGCCGCCAAGAACTTGTTATCGGTGGGATCCATGGTGAGACGATCGGTGACGTACAAGTCTTGCGTCAGAATCGCTTTACGGTACGCCATCTGCACGAAGCGACGTAAGCGGTCCGGGGCATTGGGAAAGCGGCGTTGGAGATGGGGCGAGGTTAAGACATGGGCGAGTTCGCGCAGCAGAGCGGGCGAGGAGATCAACAGAAACGCTTGCGCAAACCACAAGTCTTGCAGTGTGGCCGTGAGCGTCCCGCGGCTGAACAGCCCGCTGAGCACCACATTGGTATCAAGCACGGCCCGTAGTCGCCTAGCGGCGCGTTTTGGGTTGCCGTTGGGTGCTCTCACGCCGCACCGCCTCCACTGCCTCATCGACAATCTGATCAATCTCTGCTGCCGAATACTCTGCGGCACTCTGGCGAAACTCCTCCACCAGCGCCCGCATCTCCGTGGTCCAGGCCGCATCCTGCTGCGTGCGGGAGCCTTCGGACAGCGTTTGTTTGAGCCGGAGATATTCGACAAAGTCGAGTACCTCTTGTTGTAAGGGGGCCGACAAGGCTTGGACCTGTGCTTGAATCTGTTCGAGGGTGGTCATCGGGACGTCTTCTCCTTTCGCTCGCGGTGGCCAGCACCGCGTCACGTCATGAACTCCCGCCGTGTCATGACGACGGAATCTCGATGCTCAACGCTTCCCACACCGTCGTCATCGGTGCTTCCTTCGCGGCCTGCTCGCGATAGCTTTCGAGCAGCAGTTCCACGGCCTCCTTGACCATCGCTCGTGCCTCGGGCATCGTCTTGCCCTGGGTCACCGCGCCGGGTAACTCCGGCACCGTGGCCATGATCCAGCCCTCTTCAATCACTTGATACACGACAGTGTAGTCGCGTTGCATACCTTCTCTCTCCATTACCGCGCTGTTTGTTGCGCCACGAGTGCTTCGACCACTTCAATAATCTTCTGCTGTTGATGGCGGGGGAGCTGCGAGACTTGCTCAAACGCCCGTCGTGCTTTCCCCGCTGGGCCAGACGTCCGAGGAGTTGCGGGCTCCCGGCCTAAGAGAAAGTCCGCTGAGACATTCAACGCATTGGCCAACGCCATCAATTGATCGGCGCGCAGTGCAACGGGTGCCCGTTCCCAATGGCTTAAGACGCGTTGGGTAATGCCGAGCGTACGCGCGAGTTGTTCTTGGGTGAGCCCCGCCACGTGACGGGCATGGGCGAGCCGATCGCCAAAGGCGGAGCGGGTGTGTTTTGCGGGACGTCCTGCAGGCATGAAGGCAGTATACACACATGCCGGAGGAATATACGGGACGGGTTGCATAATTAGCTATAATATGTATAAAACACCCGCACGTCAAATTTTTTCGCTGACCGCACGAGGGGCAGAGCATGGCGCGGATTCCAGACGCAGCATTGGAGCGACTCAAACGCGAGCACAGCATCGAGCAACTTGCCACCGCGCGCGGCATTGTTCTGAAACCCTCGGGCACGAATCTCCTGGGCCGGTGTCCGTTTCATGACGATCATGCGCCGAGTTTGAGTATCGACCCCATCCAGAATCTCTGGCACTGCTTTGGCTGTCAGCAGGGCGGGGGCGTGATTGACTGGGTGATGAAGAGTGAAGGCATCTCCTTTCGGCATGCCGTCGAACTGCTGCGCAGCCAGGACACAGCTTCTTCTCCAGTCACTCCCAATGCTCGCATTGTCAAGCACTCGCGCACGACGAAGCTCGCCGTCCCGCTCCCTGCCGAGGCCGATGCGCAGCAGTGGGCGCAGGTGGTGATGGAGGACTATCACGCGACGTTGAAAGACCGTGCGCCGGAAGGGAAAGCGTACTTGGCCAGACGCGGTCTGTTGCATGACGAGTTGATCATGACGTTTAAGCTGGGCTTTGCCAATCGCACGCTGGGCTATCGGTTGCCCCGGATGCAAACCACGGAAGGCGCGGTGATTCGTGGGACGCTGCAACAGCTGGGTTATCTGCGTCCCAGTGGACATGAACACTTGCGGGGCTGTCTCACCGTGCCGATTCTCGATGCTAATGGCAATGTCACGGAGATGTATGGCCGGCGCATCACCCATACGCGGACACCGGACCAACCCGTGCATCTCTATCTCCCTGGCCCACATTAGGGCGTGTGGAATCTGGCGGCCTTCACTCACAGCGCAGAACTGATTCTCTGCGAAGCCGCGTTCGATGCGCTGACGTTCTGGGTGCACGGCTTTCACCATGTCACGTTCAGTTACGGCGTCGAGGGCTTTACGCCTGATCATCTCACGGCGTTGCAGCACCACAACATCCAGACACTCTTTATTGCCTACGATGCGGATACTGCCGGTGACCGTGCGGCAGAGAAGCTTGCAGCCCAACTGATGCTACGGGGCATTGCGTGTTTGCGCGTGCAGTTTCCCACGGGCATGGACGCCAATGAATACGCACTGAAGACGCCGCCTGCAGCAGAGAGTCTGGGCAAGCTCTTGGCGAATGCGGTGCCGATGGGAGTCGCTTCGCGCGTGGTCAGTCCTCAGTTGTCAGTGCTCAGTATCGAACAGCAGATAAGAGAACCAGCAGAGACAGTCTCACCCCCAGAAGCACGGTCAGCACAAGCAGCGGCTCTGTCTTCATCTGTGCAAGCCCCAAGCCCCCAGTCCCTAGCCCCAGTGGTGGCGGAGGTACGGGCGGAGGAAGTGGTTCTCACCATAGGTGACAGACGGTACCGCATTCGTGGCCTGCAGAAGAACACGAGCTATGAGCGGTTGCACGTCAATCTGTTGGTGGCCAAAGGGGACGCCTTCTTTGTCGATACGCTTGATCTCTACGCTGCCAAAGCGCGGGCGTGGTATCTCAAGCAAGCCGCCAGCGAGCTGAGTGTGTCCGTCGATGTCCTCAAGCACGATCTGGGACCGGTCTTGTTGCAGCTCGAAGCACTCCACGATCAGCACATCCGCCAGACCTTGGAGCCGAAGATCAAGGAAGTGACGCTCAGTGATGCCGAACAGACAGCCGCCTTAGAACTGTTGACTGATCCGCACTTACTCGACCGCATTCTCACGGACTTCCAGCGCTGCGGCGTAGTCGGCGAAGAGACCAATAAGCTGGTGGGCTATCTCGCCGCCGTCTCGCGCTTGCTCGATAAGCCACTGGCCGTGCTGGTGCAAAGCTCGTCCGCGGCAGGCAAGACGGCGCTGATGGATGCCGTTCTCACGGTCATGCCCGACGAAGCGGTGGTAAAGTACTCCGCGCTGACTGGCCAAGCGCTCTTCTATCTCGGCGAAGGCGATCTGCGTCACAAGATTCTGGCGCTGGTCGAAGAAGAAGGCGCGCAGCGGGCAGCATACGCGCTCAAGCTGTTGCAGAGTGAAGGCGAACTCACCATTGCGTCGACCACCAAAGACCCACAAACGGGCGATCTCAAGACCAAGCCCTATACGGTCCAAGGGCCGGTGATGCTGTTTCTCACCACCACGGCAGCGGAACTCAATGACGAGTTGCAGAATCGCTGTCTGACGCTCACGGTCAATGAAGACCGGGAACAGACCCGGGCCATTCATCGCCAACAACGTGAGCAGTACACGCTCGATGGCGTCTTTGCCAGTGAGACGCGACAGGCCATTCGTGCACTGCATCAGCATGCGCAGCGCTTGCTCCAACCCTTGCGCGTGGTCAATTGCGTATTTCACTCCAGGTCTGCCACTGATTTCACTCGAATCCTGCCACCCATTTCACTCCAAGTCTGCCACTGATTTCACTCGAATCCTGCCACCCTGGTAGGACGGGACCGCAAGGAGAGGTGGAAGAAAGGCGGCGCATGGTCCTTAAAGCGTTAGGCGGATCGGAAGATGTCTTCCTCACAAAGGAGACCGCCGATGCCAGCACCAAGGATCACTATGCGCAAGATTCGTGAGATTTTACGCTTAAAATGGGAACACGACTGCAGTGTCCGTCAGATTGCCGAGAGTTGTCAGGTGGCGCGGCCCACCGTGACCGAATATCTGGAACGGGCCACCGCGGCAGGCTTATCGTGGCCGTTACCGCCAGAGTTGGATGAAAGTGCCCTCGAACGGGTACTCTTTCCCCCGCGTGCTCAACCCGTCACGTCCCCGCGCGCCGTGCCGGACTGGGCCACGGTGCACCGGGAGTTGCAACGCAAGAGTGTGACCCTCTTGCTGTTATGGCAAGAGTATAAAACCCAGCATCCCACCGGCTATAGCTACACCTGGTTTTGCACCCGCTATCACGCGTGGGCCAAGCATCTTGATGTGGTGATGCGCCATGAGCATCGCGCGGGTGAGAAAGTGTTTATCGATTATGCCGGGGAAACCGTGCCCGTCCAAGATCCCCGCACAGGGGAGATTCGGCAGGCGCAGATCTTTGTGGCGGCCTTGGGGGCGAGTTCCTACACTTATATTGAGGCGACGTGGACACAGAGTTTGCCCGATTGGATTGGCTCGCACGTCCGCATGTTCGCGTACTTTGGTGGGTGTCCCGAAATTCTCGTCCCCGATAATATTCGGAGCGGTGTCACGGCCGCGCATCGCTATGAGCCCGATCTCAATCCCACCTATCACGAGTTGGCCACGCATTATGGGGTAGCGGTCATGCCTGCGCGCAGTCGCAAACCCCGCGATAAAGCCAAAGTGGAAAGTGCCGTGCAACTGGCCGAGCGCTGGATTCTGGCGCAACTCCGACATTGCACCTTCTTGAGTTTAGCGGAACTCAATGCGGCCATTGATAACGCCCTGACGGTGCTCAATCACCGGGAGTTCCAAAAGCTTCCTGGCTCGCGGCACAGTCGGTTTCTGACGGTGGACCACCCGGCGTTACGGCCCTTACCGCTGTTGCCCTATGAATATGCGGAATGGAAGAAAGCCACCGTCCACATCGATTACCATGTCGAAGTCGATCACCACTATTACTCCGTGCCCTATACCTTGGTGGGCCAACGGGTCGACGTGCGGCTCACCACCAATTGTGTGGAGTGCTTCCATAAGAGCCAGCGGGTCAGTAGTCATCGCCGCTCCTCCCTGCCGGGCCAGCATACAACCGTCACGGAGCATATGCCGCAGGCCCATCAAGCGTATGCGGAGTGGACGCCTGAGCGGCTCGTGCGCTGGGCGCAACAAAGTAGGCCAGCCACGGCACAACTGGTGACGGCGATTCTGATCTCCCGCGCCCATCCGCTGCAAGGCTTTCGCTCGTGCTTAGGGATTATGCGGTTAGGCAAAAGCCATGGCGATGAGCGGCTGGAAGCGGCCTGTGCGCG from Deltaproteobacteria bacterium includes:
- a CDS encoding RHS repeat-associated core domain-containing protein, giving the protein MLSGFSAVGDLVLASTDGSEVYIFSPQGRHLRTVNTLTNSVVHSFGYDSSGKLTTVTDANTNVTTIARDANGTVTGITGPYGQSNSITLDANGYLASITNPNGETTSFSYTADGLLTSATPPGKPASNFQYDSKGRLTQTSDPAGGGETLTRTNLATGYQVNSTTTGGQSSTYKVEFLSDGQQKRTNTMPDGTIETTQIRTDGSQLVTQSDGITQNVGITGDPRFGLQSPMPTSLAVNTPGGKNGTLTNARTVNLSDPNNPLSLTSQTDTVGFNGRTATRTYNATTRTSTETSPAGRIRTTTVDSQGRVSQQQQGTLAPTAFSYDARGRLASRSQGGRSTSLTYDTLGRPQTITDSASRTVQFQYDAAGRVTQQTLPDNRVITYSYDGNGNVTSITPPGRPAHSFTYTLVDLEKDYLAPAISGGGTNTTTYTYNADRQVTGITRPDGQQITLSYAGGKLVNQTFPTGAVAYGYNAQGNLSSASFSGGGSVNYTYDGSLLLSSTWSEPVAGSVTWTYDNNYRKTSQSVNGGNTINFTYDNDDLLTGAGAMTLTRDAQNGLLSGTTLGTTTDAMTYNSLGEVATSTSSISGSPILSQTYTRDSLGRISTKTETIQGTTTTYGYTYDTAGRLTEVKQNGLTVATYAYDQNSNRTSKTGTTGTQTGTYDDQDRLLSYNGASYSYTANGELSSKTVGSAVTSYSYDALGNLRNVTLPTGAQLGYVIDGENRRIGKMVNGSLVQGFLYENQLEPIAELDGSGNLVSRFVYCGCGAGNIPQYMVKNGVTYRILSDHLGSPRLVIDSTAGAILQRMDYDEFGNVILDTNPGFQPFGFAGGIYDRDTGLVRHGARDYDPETGRWTAKDPLRFDAEDINLYGYVLQDPVNLIDTNGMGHGGGPWHPPAFVKTSCKESDLCPIIKAKMWILDRMIRSHQGWDWTLPSPRGGNRHADEDIPALWKQYANCEWLCLKKCNNNSGPNSSQVMNRILPLVALGFATLGTMFGVAALTRR
- a CDS encoding putative toxin-antitoxin system toxin component, PIN family, coding for MRPGPRRCGRWWRSFARVPQSIRQQRLIRLSMRQWRRCGVRAPNGNPKRAARRLRAVLDTNVVLSGLFSRGTLTATLQDLWFAQAFLLISSPALLRELAHVLTSPHLQRRFPNAPDRLRRFVQMAYRKAILTQDLYVTDRLTMDPTDNKFLAAALEGQADYIVSRDPHLLTLKHFHTIQIVEPPAFVRAVRQQQRNRE
- a CDS encoding DUF2281 domain-containing protein, translated to MTRCWPPRAKGEDVPMTTLEQIQAQVQALSAPLQQEVLDFVEYLRLKQTLSEGSRTQQDAAWTTEMRALVEEFRQSAAEYSAAEIDQIVDEAVEAVRRESTQRQPKTRR
- a CDS encoding type II toxin-antitoxin system HicB family antitoxin, which encodes MATVPELPGAVTQGKTMPEARAMVKEAVELLLESYREQAAKEAPMTTVWEALSIEIPSS
- a CDS encoding helix-turn-helix transcriptional regulator, which codes for MQPVPYIPPACVYTAFMPAGRPAKHTRSAFGDRLAHARHVAGLTQEQLARTLGITQRVLSHWERAPVALRADQLMALANALNVSADFLLGREPATPRTSGPAGKARRAFEQVSQLPRHQQQKIIEVVEALVAQQTAR
- a CDS encoding toprim domain-containing protein, producing MWNLAAFTHSAELILCEAAFDALTFWVHGFHHVTFSYGVEGFTPDHLTALQHHNIQTLFIAYDADTAGDRAAEKLAAQLMLRGIACLRVQFPTGMDANEYALKTPPAAESLGKLLANAVPMGVASRVVSPQLSVLSIEQQIREPAETVSPPEARSAQAAALSSSVQAPSPQSLAPVVAEVRAEEVVLTIGDRRYRIRGLQKNTSYERLHVNLLVAKGDAFFVDTLDLYAAKARAWYLKQAASELSVSVDVLKHDLGPVLLQLEALHDQHIRQTLEPKIKEVTLSDAEQTAALELLTDPHLLDRILTDFQRCGVVGEETNKLVGYLAAVSRLLDKPLAVLVQSSSAAGKTALMDAVLTVMPDEAVVKYSALTGQALFYLGEGDLRHKILALVEEEGAQRAAYALKLLQSEGELTIASTTKDPQTGDLKTKPYTVQGPVMLFLTTTAAELNDELQNRCLTLTVNEDREQTRAIHRQQREQYTLDGVFASETRQAIRALHQHAQRLLQPLRVVNCVFHSRSATDFTRILPPISLQVCH
- a CDS encoding IS21 family transposase, with product MRKIREILRLKWEHDCSVRQIAESCQVARPTVTEYLERATAAGLSWPLPPELDESALERVLFPPRAQPVTSPRAVPDWATVHRELQRKSVTLLLLWQEYKTQHPTGYSYTWFCTRYHAWAKHLDVVMRHEHRAGEKVFIDYAGETVPVQDPRTGEIRQAQIFVAALGASSYTYIEATWTQSLPDWIGSHVRMFAYFGGCPEILVPDNIRSGVTAAHRYEPDLNPTYHELATHYGVAVMPARSRKPRDKAKVESAVQLAERWILAQLRHCTFLSLAELNAAIDNALTVLNHREFQKLPGSRHSRFLTVDHPALRPLPLLPYEYAEWKKATVHIDYHVEVDHHYYSVPYTLVGQRVDVRLTTNCVECFHKSQRVSSHRRSSLPGQHTTVTEHMPQAHQAYAEWTPERLVRWAQQSRPATAQLVTAILISRAHPLQGFRSCLGIMRLGKSHGDERLEAACARALALQAHSYKSVASILRHGLDQQPLSPDRVSPPSIRHPNIRGPHYYH